A genomic stretch from Terriglobia bacterium includes:
- a CDS encoding saccharopine dehydrogenase NADP-binding domain-containing protein — MKLLVIGAGMMGSAAAYDMAREESVESVTLADADKKRAKDAAARVNKLTRSDKVRAVEVDAGSEKASAKLMRGHDAALSAVPYFFNLGLARAAVEARCHFADLGGNNTVVRQEFELEKKAAKRDVAIAPDCGLSPGMASILAGELMRRIGGEAGALKIYVGGLPEKPKPPFNYQLAFSVEGLINEYAEPARILRKGKIAEVEPLSEAEVFRIAGFPPLEAFHTSGGTSTLPETFRGRVGECFEKTLRYPGHLAMVRALYDLGLFSKEKRRVGEVEVGPRELMAKLFEERFAGMDPDVTIMRVEAHEKRPGGLRALLAEKRPARVLCFTLVDHSDARTGMTSMMRTTAWPASIIVQMLASGEIAKRGAVRQETEVPAEAFLSAMARRGIQIQYEER; from the coding sequence ATGAAACTGCTGGTCATCGGGGCGGGAATGATGGGTTCGGCGGCAGCCTACGACATGGCGCGCGAAGAGTCAGTGGAGTCGGTCACGCTTGCCGACGCCGATAAGAAGCGCGCCAAGGATGCGGCCGCGCGTGTCAACAAGCTCACGCGTAGCGACAAGGTCCGCGCCGTCGAGGTGGACGCGGGCAGCGAAAAAGCCTCCGCCAAGCTGATGCGCGGCCACGACGCGGCCCTCTCCGCCGTTCCCTACTTCTTCAATCTCGGACTTGCACGGGCGGCTGTGGAAGCGCGCTGTCACTTCGCCGACCTGGGCGGCAACAACACGGTCGTGCGCCAGGAATTCGAGTTGGAGAAAAAGGCCGCCAAGCGCGACGTGGCCATCGCTCCCGACTGCGGGTTATCTCCGGGCATGGCATCCATACTCGCCGGCGAGCTTATGCGCCGCATCGGCGGCGAGGCTGGCGCGCTCAAAATCTACGTCGGCGGTCTGCCGGAGAAACCCAAGCCACCCTTCAACTACCAACTGGCTTTCTCGGTCGAGGGCCTGATCAACGAGTACGCCGAGCCGGCAAGAATCCTGCGCAAAGGCAAGATTGCTGAAGTTGAGCCGCTCAGCGAAGCGGAGGTCTTCCGCATTGCCGGGTTCCCACCGCTGGAAGCCTTTCACACCTCCGGCGGCACCTCGACGCTGCCGGAAACGTTTCGCGGCCGGGTGGGTGAGTGCTTCGAAAAGACGTTGCGCTACCCCGGCCACTTGGCGATGGTGCGCGCGCTCTATGACCTGGGCTTGTTCTCCAAGGAAAAGAGACGAGTGGGGGAAGTCGAGGTCGGGCCGCGCGAGCTGATGGCCAAGCTGTTCGAGGAGCGCTTCGCCGGCATGGATCCCGACGTCACCATCATGCGCGTCGAGGCCCACGAAAAGCGTCCCGGAGGCCTGCGCGCGCTGCTTGCGGAAAAACGTCCCGCGCGGGTGCTCTGCTTCACGCTGGTGGACCATTCCGATGCGCGCACCGGCATGACTTCCATGATGCGGACCACCGCCTGGCCGGCGTCCATCATCGTGCAAATGCTGGCGTCGGGCGAGATCGCCAAGCGCGGCGCCGTGCGCCAGGAAACGGAGGTACCGGCGGAAGCTTTCTTGAGCGCCATGGCGCGCCGCGGCATCCAAATTCAGTATGAGGAACGGTGA